One part of the Anopheles coustani chromosome 2, idAnoCousDA_361_x.2, whole genome shotgun sequence genome encodes these proteins:
- the LOC131263756 gene encoding fas-associated death domain protein → MEIFVQDRVLYEQLCKDYLNLKLLAQNACTSPERLERCKQLIWEDVHSRRKLSRVASFEDLLQLLEQRNLLSLLKPEVIERLELVLSSDDIAKAVKLYRQTISSHYPAIRRFYLEDLRQRDRRSLLEKEVEKIKLAEQSTVSAFHGKYLQQREAIYSLLQNQVGKEWRVFGRYLNIAEAELDEINERHRNDLKSRIYEMLIGVEQKLGESSGEQFISTLTKALENIRRKDLKRKVENMLDV, encoded by the exons ATGGAAATATTCGTTCAGGATCGTGTTTTGTACGAACAGTTGTGCAAGGACTATTTGAACTTAAAACTGTTGGCACAGAATGCATGCACCAGCCCCGAGCGCTTGGAACGGTGCAAACAGCTCATCTGGGAGGATGTCCACTCGAGAAGGAAACTGAGTAGGGTGGCTAGTTTCGAGGATCTTCTGCAGTTGTTGGAGCAGCGAAATCTTCTCAGTCTCCTGAAACCGGAGGTCATAGAGCGGCTCGAGCTGGTACTAAGTTCGGATGATATTGCAAAGGCTGTCAAGTTGTACCGGCAAACAATCAGCTCACACTATCCAGCAATAAGGAGATTCTATCTGGAAG ATCTCCGTCAACGTGATCGTAGATCGTTGCTCGAAAAAGAGGTGGAAAAGATAAAGTTAGCAGAACAAAGCACCGTTTCCGCATTTCATGGAAAGTACCTCCAGCAGCGAGAAGCTATATACAGTTTACTACAGAATCAAGTCGGAAAAGAATGGAGGGTCTTCGGCAGATACCTTAACATCGCGGAAGCTGAGTTAGATGAAATCAACGAGCGTCATAGAAACGATTTAAAGAGTCGAATATACGAGATGCTAATAGGTGTGGAGCAAAAATTGGGCGAAAGTTCTGGGGAacaatttatttctaccttaaCGAAAGCTTTGGAAAACATCCGGAGAAAGGATTTGAAACGAAAGGTGGAAAATATGCTTGATGTTTAA